One region of Dokdonia sp. 4H-3-7-5 genomic DNA includes:
- a CDS encoding zinc ribbon domain-containing protein, whose amino-acid sequence MAKKKEATVEEKLRSLYDLQLIDSRVDEIRNVRGELPLEVEDLEDEVAGLNKRIEKLENDLKLVDDSIKAKKIQIDDSKASIKKYSEQQKNVRNNREFNALSKEVEFQELEIQLAEKNIREYKAQIEQKGEVITQTKQRLGERENHLKHKKNELDAILSETEKEEQALLAKSAEYETNIEDRLVKAYKRIRSSVRNGLAIVPIERGASGGSYFTIPPQVQVEIAGRKKIITDEHSGRILIDSELANEQHEKMVKLFKKL is encoded by the coding sequence ATGGCAAAGAAGAAAGAAGCAACAGTAGAAGAAAAACTACGCTCGCTTTACGATTTACAACTTATAGATTCACGTGTGGACGAGATCCGCAATGTACGTGGAGAGCTTCCACTGGAAGTTGAAGACCTTGAAGATGAAGTAGCTGGTCTTAACAAGCGCATCGAGAAGTTAGAAAACGATTTAAAATTGGTAGACGACTCTATCAAGGCTAAAAAAATCCAGATAGATGACTCAAAAGCATCTATTAAAAAATACTCTGAGCAGCAAAAAAACGTACGTAACAACCGTGAGTTTAATGCTTTGAGCAAAGAAGTAGAGTTCCAAGAACTTGAAATTCAACTTGCAGAGAAAAATATCCGTGAGTATAAAGCACAGATTGAGCAAAAAGGAGAAGTTATCACGCAAACTAAGCAACGCCTTGGAGAACGTGAGAATCACCTTAAGCACAAGAAAAACGAGCTAGATGCTATTCTTTCTGAAACAGAGAAAGAAGAACAAGCACTTCTAGCTAAAAGTGCAGAATATGAAACTAACATTGAAGACCGTTTAGTTAAAGCCTACAAGAGAATTCGTTCTAGTGTACGTAACGGCCTTGCTATTGTACCTATAGAGCGTGGAGCATCTGGGGGATCTTACTTTACAATCCCACCACAAGTACAGGTTGAGATTGCTGGACGTAAGAAAATTATCACAGATGAGCATTCTGGTCGTATCTTAATAGATAGCGAACTAGCAAACGAGCAACATGAGAAAATGGTAAAGCTTTTTAAGAAGCTCTAA
- a CDS encoding Nif3-like dinuclear metal center hexameric protein, whose product MKVQDVSNLINEWAPLAYAEDFDNVGLLVGDPYQEVSNILVSHDALVNVVDEAIAKKCNLIVCFHPIIFSGLKRLTSSNYVQRVVQKAIKNDVAIFAIHTALDNVEHGVNFGMCKALNLSNTRILSPKQHHIYKLTTYVPHASVKSVTDSLFQAGAGSIGNYEECSFEVKGQGSFKGNENSTPVIGSRGTKHIEPETQIHLTFEKHLKSKILQTLFENHPYEEVAYEITSLENTLQSVGMGMLGELDKEMSEMDFLAFAKAQFKTGGIRHSQLLGKPVKKIAVLGGSGAFAIKSAKAQGADVLVTSDLKYHDYYQAESRILLCDVGHYESERYTKNLICDYLTEKISTFAIILSEENTNPINYF is encoded by the coding sequence ATGAAGGTACAAGATGTAAGTAATTTAATTAATGAATGGGCACCACTTGCTTATGCAGAAGATTTTGACAATGTCGGTCTTCTTGTAGGTGACCCTTACCAAGAAGTGAGCAATATTCTTGTCTCACACGATGCACTTGTAAATGTAGTTGATGAGGCAATTGCAAAAAAATGTAATCTCATTGTTTGCTTTCATCCTATAATTTTCTCAGGATTAAAAAGGCTTACATCAAGCAACTATGTACAAAGAGTAGTTCAAAAGGCCATTAAAAATGATGTTGCCATTTTTGCAATTCACACAGCATTAGATAACGTAGAACACGGTGTTAACTTTGGGATGTGCAAAGCCCTCAATCTATCAAATACTAGGATTCTAAGCCCTAAACAACATCATATTTACAAACTCACCACTTATGTTCCCCACGCTTCTGTAAAGAGCGTTACTGATTCATTATTTCAAGCTGGAGCTGGAAGTATAGGCAATTATGAAGAGTGTAGCTTTGAAGTAAAAGGTCAAGGCTCTTTTAAAGGAAATGAAAACTCTACCCCTGTGATAGGGAGTAGAGGCACAAAACATATTGAACCAGAGACACAAATACATCTTACGTTTGAAAAACACCTTAAGTCTAAAATTTTACAAACGCTTTTTGAAAATCATCCTTATGAAGAAGTTGCATATGAGATTACCTCACTAGAAAATACGCTACAAAGTGTAGGCATGGGTATGTTAGGTGAGCTTGATAAAGAAATGAGTGAAATGGATTTTTTAGCTTTCGCGAAAGCGCAATTTAAAACAGGTGGTATACGTCATTCACAATTGTTGGGTAAGCCTGTAAAGAAAATAGCCGTACTAGGAGGCAGCGGAGCCTTTGCCATCAAAAGTGCAAAAGCTCAAGGAGCCGATGTACTAGTTACTTCAGATTTAAAATATCACGACTATTATCAAGCTGAAAGCCGCATCCTTTTGTGCGATGTGGGACATTATGAAAGTGAGCGATATACGAAAAACCTAATATGCGATTATCTTACAGAAAAAATTAGTACTTTTGCAATCATTTTATCTGAGGAAAATACCAATCCTATCAACTATTTTTAA
- the lpxK gene encoding tetraacyldisaccharide 4'-kinase produces the protein MRKLRLLLFPVAGIYYLVTLTRNKLYDTGIFKSKKYDVPVICVGNLSVGGTGKSPMTEFVVRLLQDDYRVATLSRGYGRKTKGYLDVNPENQATMVGDEPLQFAQKFNNIQVAVCEDRQTGIETLLSKVDPPEVVVLDDAYQHRKVGAGFYMLLTAYSDLYSNDFLLPAGNLREPRAGASRAEVVVVTKCPENLSSQEQLSIVDSLNVNKTQQVYFSTISYDEKVYSALGPVPLNRLKVKKVTLVTGIANPKPLSAYLASQGLSFSHEAYGDHHNFTSSEIEMLETLDCILTTEKDYVRLRPLLKMRDLFYLPIKAQFLDGEELLSGEIKNFVSGF, from the coding sequence ATGAGAAAACTACGTCTCTTGTTATTTCCCGTTGCGGGAATTTATTATTTAGTTACGCTTACGCGAAATAAGCTCTATGACACCGGAATATTTAAGTCAAAAAAATATGATGTTCCAGTGATATGTGTGGGTAATTTAAGTGTGGGAGGAACTGGGAAATCCCCAATGACTGAGTTTGTAGTTCGGCTTTTACAGGATGATTACCGAGTAGCTACGCTAAGTAGGGGCTACGGACGAAAAACGAAAGGATATCTGGATGTTAATCCAGAAAATCAAGCAACTATGGTAGGTGATGAGCCATTGCAGTTTGCTCAAAAATTTAATAATATCCAAGTTGCAGTCTGTGAAGATCGTCAAACAGGAATCGAAACCTTGTTGTCAAAAGTTGATCCACCTGAAGTTGTAGTTTTAGACGATGCTTACCAGCATAGAAAGGTAGGGGCTGGGTTTTATATGCTATTAACAGCATATAGTGATTTGTATAGCAACGACTTCTTGCTGCCTGCTGGAAACTTAAGAGAACCTCGAGCTGGCGCAAGTAGGGCAGAGGTCGTAGTTGTAACTAAATGTCCAGAGAATTTAAGTTCACAAGAACAACTATCTATTGTTGATTCTTTAAATGTAAATAAAACTCAGCAAGTATATTTTTCAACAATCTCATATGATGAGAAGGTATATTCTGCTCTAGGGCCCGTACCGTTAAACCGTCTTAAGGTTAAAAAGGTTACGCTAGTAACGGGAATTGCAAACCCTAAACCGCTGTCGGCGTATTTAGCTAGTCAAGGGTTGTCATTTTCTCATGAGGCGTATGGAGATCATCATAATTTTACAAGCTCTGAGATCGAAATGCTTGAAACATTAGATTGTATCCTTACTACAGAAAAAGATTATGTAAGACTTCGTCCTTTGCTTAAGATGAGGGACTTGTTCTATTTGCCTATAAAGGCGCAATTTCTGGATGGTGAAGAGTTGTTATCTGGAGAGATTAAAAACTTTGTCTCAGGTTTTTAA
- a CDS encoding response regulator: protein MNLLLVRFLIALFLSYPVISIAQERENIEETLTNDKIDSLLKRAVIAVSDRNYNQAIDILKYSRDLATGIGHTKRIGLASGTLAKLYFQLNDYEKALVENERAIALQKETKSLDLLGQSYITATQLALIKKDTTTALTYIANGIVTLENSNRDDLKAQLHTLKGDILRDSESHLDAISSYNKSIEYAKNEKSDYLKTQALTNKALSLAQLRRLEEADETLLEVESLLSSNNYPSINSTLFKVKHLVAQGRGNYREANDYLTSYYQATDQNTLSTVSSVPLPTSESPELDEMVKRLEKTIEIEEDRNSRAMRLTLVLSIALCSILALLTLSLYKNNNLRAKANELLQAKNVELVIARDNAEKASMVKAQFLSTITHELRTPMYAVTGLTHLLLSENPTEDQKKHLDSLKFSGEYLLSLINNILDLNKLEANKVEVEETAFNIKKRIEDVLFALGKSARDKGNKLHIDFDPNIPTELLGDPLMISQVLINLVGNAIKFTRDGDVWVRVQKISQGESDIKLHFEIEDNGEGISKKKQKTIFQNFTQGSVAINRKFGGTGLGLSIVKNLLDLLNSEILLESTLGKGTTFKFDLNYNLIKTLPGEANANEIVYEIDYNALENRHILVVEDNKINQMITRKILEKNKITCETADNGEIAVEKARTEKFDLILMDIHMPGISGIEATEQIRLFDKDIPILALTAVTIDENIDEFHAVGFNDIIPKPYKVEEFFQKIYNGLRNSKVLS from the coding sequence ATGAATTTGCTATTAGTACGTTTTCTTATAGCGCTTTTTCTTTCTTATCCTGTGATAAGTATTGCCCAAGAAAGAGAGAATATAGAGGAAACGCTTACCAATGATAAAATAGACTCGCTTCTTAAGCGAGCTGTAATTGCAGTTTCTGATCGCAATTACAATCAAGCCATTGATATACTAAAGTATTCTAGAGACCTTGCAACTGGCATAGGCCACACAAAGCGCATAGGTCTTGCATCTGGAACTCTTGCAAAACTTTATTTCCAACTTAATGATTACGAAAAAGCTCTTGTTGAAAACGAACGCGCAATAGCTTTACAGAAAGAAACTAAAAGCCTCGATCTCTTAGGACAGAGTTACATCACAGCCACTCAACTCGCTCTTATAAAAAAAGATACAACAACCGCTCTAACCTATATTGCAAATGGTATTGTAACTCTAGAAAACAGTAATCGAGACGACCTTAAAGCCCAACTACACACGTTAAAAGGTGACATTTTAAGAGATAGCGAAAGTCACCTAGACGCCATTTCATCTTACAATAAGAGTATTGAATACGCAAAAAATGAAAAAAGTGACTATCTAAAAACTCAAGCCCTGACTAATAAGGCATTAAGCCTTGCTCAATTGAGAAGACTTGAAGAAGCAGATGAGACATTATTAGAAGTTGAATCTTTGTTAAGTTCTAATAATTATCCCAGCATAAATAGTACACTTTTTAAAGTTAAGCACCTTGTTGCGCAAGGACGAGGCAACTACAGAGAGGCTAATGATTATTTAACATCATATTATCAGGCAACAGATCAAAATACACTAAGCACAGTGTCAAGCGTTCCATTACCTACATCAGAGAGCCCAGAACTTGATGAAATGGTAAAACGACTAGAAAAAACTATTGAAATCGAAGAGGATAGAAACTCTAGAGCAATGAGACTTACACTTGTACTCAGTATTGCCCTCTGCTCTATCCTTGCCTTGCTTACCTTATCATTATACAAGAATAACAACCTTAGAGCAAAAGCTAATGAGCTTTTGCAAGCTAAAAACGTAGAGCTTGTAATTGCAAGAGATAATGCAGAAAAAGCGTCCATGGTAAAAGCCCAGTTCTTGTCCACAATAACGCATGAGCTACGAACACCTATGTATGCTGTTACAGGATTAACACACTTACTCCTTTCTGAAAACCCAACAGAAGATCAGAAAAAGCACCTTGACTCTCTCAAATTTTCTGGAGAGTATCTACTTTCCCTTATAAATAACATACTTGACCTCAATAAACTAGAGGCAAATAAAGTAGAGGTAGAAGAAACAGCATTTAACATTAAAAAACGTATTGAAGATGTGTTATTTGCCTTAGGTAAATCTGCTAGAGATAAAGGAAATAAATTACATATTGACTTTGATCCAAATATCCCTACAGAACTTCTGGGAGATCCATTAATGATTTCTCAAGTACTAATCAACCTAGTAGGAAACGCGATAAAATTCACTCGAGATGGTGACGTATGGGTTCGCGTACAGAAGATTAGCCAAGGCGAATCAGACATTAAACTACACTTTGAAATTGAAGATAATGGCGAAGGAATTTCAAAAAAGAAACAAAAGACAATTTTCCAAAACTTCACTCAAGGCTCTGTAGCTATTAATAGAAAATTTGGCGGTACAGGCTTAGGGCTATCTATTGTTAAGAATCTACTAGACCTACTTAATAGCGAGATATTATTAGAAAGCACCTTAGGCAAGGGAACTACTTTTAAATTTGATCTTAATTACAACTTGATCAAGACACTACCAGGTGAAGCAAATGCAAATGAAATCGTGTACGAAATAGATTATAATGCCCTTGAGAATCGTCACATACTTGTAGTAGAAGACAATAAGATTAACCAGATGATTACTCGGAAGATTCTTGAAAAGAACAAAATCACCTGCGAAACAGCTGATAACGGGGAGATTGCTGTTGAAAAAGCACGCACAGAAAAATTTGACCTTATTCTAATGGATATACATATGCCTGGAATAAGTGGCATAGAAGCTACAGAACAAATTCGTTTGTTTGATAAAGACATCCCTATACTAGCACTTACCGCTGTTACGATAGACGAAAACATTGATGAATTCCATGCTGTTGGATTTAATGACATTATCCCTAAACCATATAAGGTAGAAGAGTTTTTCCAAAAAATCTACAACGGACTTAGAAATAGCAAAGTACTTAGCTAA
- the gap gene encoding type I glyceraldehyde-3-phosphate dehydrogenase, whose translation MTTLKIAINGFGRIGRTVFRLIEEHPAMEVVAINDLADARTLSHLLKYDSIQGVLKKEVSHSEDTIIIDGKIIPLYNEREINNIPWNVTSPDIVIESTGKFKTRIDLEKHISAGAAKVILSVPPLDEDIPMIVMGVNDHEIKDSDTIISNASCTTNNAAPMVQIIDELCGVEQAYITTIHSYTTDQSLHDQPHRDLRRARAAGQSIVPTTTGAAKALTSIFPHLSDVIGGCGIRVPVPNGSLTDITFNVKRDTSIIKINEAMRKASLGRFKGIISYTEDPIVSIDIVGNPYSCTFDSQMTSVIGKMVKIIGWYDNEMGYSSRIVDLILRISTK comes from the coding sequence ATGACTACACTTAAGATTGCTATCAACGGTTTTGGCCGCATAGGGCGTACTGTGTTTAGACTTATTGAAGAGCATCCTGCAATGGAAGTAGTCGCAATTAATGATCTAGCAGACGCCCGCACTTTATCTCATCTACTCAAATACGATAGTATTCAAGGTGTTCTTAAAAAAGAGGTGTCACATAGTGAGGATACTATCATTATAGACGGTAAAATTATCCCGCTATATAATGAGCGCGAGATAAACAATATCCCTTGGAATGTTACATCTCCAGATATAGTTATAGAAAGTACGGGTAAATTTAAAACTAGAATTGATCTTGAAAAACATATAAGTGCTGGCGCAGCTAAAGTAATTTTAAGTGTGCCGCCACTTGACGAAGACATACCCATGATCGTTATGGGAGTAAATGATCATGAAATAAAAGACAGCGACACTATTATTTCAAACGCATCATGTACTACAAATAATGCTGCACCTATGGTGCAAATTATAGACGAATTGTGTGGTGTGGAGCAAGCCTACATAACTACAATACACTCTTACACAACAGATCAAAGTTTACATGATCAACCGCACCGCGATTTAAGAAGAGCACGGGCGGCAGGACAAAGTATTGTACCTACTACCACTGGAGCAGCCAAAGCCTTAACAAGTATCTTTCCTCATCTCTCTGATGTAATAGGTGGTTGTGGAATACGAGTACCAGTTCCAAATGGATCTCTCACGGATATTACATTCAATGTAAAAAGAGACACCTCAATTATCAAAATTAATGAAGCTATGCGCAAAGCATCATTAGGAAGATTTAAAGGTATTATATCTTATACAGAAGATCCCATAGTATCAATAGACATTGTAGGAAATCCCTACTCATGCACTTTTGATTCACAAATGACATCTGTTATAGGTAAGATGGTGAAAATTATAGGCTGGTATGATAACGAAATGGGATATTCTAGCAGAATAGTTGACTTAATACTACGGATTTCTACAAAATAA
- the lipA gene encoding lipoyl synthase, whose protein sequence is MQEELTITKPERVAKPKWLRVKLPTGKKYKDLRSLVDKYSLNTICTSGSCPNMGECWSEGTATFMILGNTCTRSCGFCGVKTGRPEQVDWEEPEKVARSIKLMDIKHAVITSVDRDDLKDMGTIIWAETVQAIRRMNPNTTLETLIPDFQGREDLLDRIVTVAPEVVSHNMETVKRLTREVRIQAKYERSLGILKYLKDSGIKRTKSGIMLGLGETEEEVIQTLKDLRSVNLDIVTIGQYLQPSKKHLPVKQFITPDQFQKYEKIGLEMGFRHVESGALVRSSYKAQKHLT, encoded by the coding sequence ATGCAAGAAGAACTCACTATTACTAAGCCAGAGCGCGTCGCAAAGCCAAAATGGCTTCGCGTAAAACTACCTACTGGTAAGAAATATAAAGACCTACGTAGTCTAGTAGACAAATACAGTCTTAATACGATATGTACCTCTGGAAGTTGCCCAAATATGGGTGAATGCTGGAGTGAAGGTACCGCAACATTTATGATTCTCGGGAACACATGTACTCGTTCTTGTGGATTTTGTGGTGTAAAAACGGGTCGTCCAGAGCAAGTAGATTGGGAAGAACCAGAAAAAGTTGCTCGATCTATTAAATTAATGGACATTAAGCACGCAGTGATCACTTCTGTAGATCGCGATGACCTCAAGGATATGGGAACTATAATTTGGGCAGAAACTGTACAAGCTATACGACGCATGAATCCAAATACAACTCTAGAAACTCTTATTCCTGATTTTCAAGGTAGAGAAGATTTACTGGATCGTATTGTGACTGTAGCACCAGAAGTGGTGTCTCACAACATGGAAACTGTAAAACGTCTTACTCGTGAAGTGCGTATACAAGCAAAATATGAACGTAGTCTTGGAATTTTAAAATATTTAAAAGACAGCGGCATTAAGCGTACAAAGTCTGGTATTATGCTAGGTTTAGGTGAAACTGAAGAAGAAGTAATTCAAACTTTGAAGGACTTACGATCTGTTAATTTAGATATCGTAACAATAGGTCAGTACTTACAACCTTCAAAAAAACACCTTCCTGTAAAACAATTTATCACTCCAGATCAGTTTCAGAAATATGAGAAGATTGGTTTAGAAATGGGATTCCGTCATGTGGAGAGTGGTGCACTCGTGCGCTCTTCTTACAAAGCACAGAAACACCTTACATAA
- a CDS encoding biotin--[acetyl-CoA-carboxylase] ligase codes for MRIDKLHTIDSTNDYLKRISKEENAEEDIVVWALEQTAGRGQMGTQWQTESGKNLTFSVFRKVKRITIDEQFYALMAASLAVKDVLSQLLIKNVRVKWPNDILTDNDKICGILIESVIKGGQLDAMILGVGLNVNQTQWENVPRATSIKSRTGIHFELEEILSLLLKRFHHYVDLLLKGEFNTIKNDYEAHLFKKDKPATFLSVDERQFVGIIKGVSESGKLLLQEENDVVNEYDLKEIQLLY; via the coding sequence ATGCGCATAGACAAACTTCATACCATTGACTCGACTAATGATTACCTCAAACGTATTTCCAAAGAAGAAAACGCAGAGGAAGACATCGTAGTCTGGGCATTAGAACAAACCGCTGGACGAGGACAAATGGGCACTCAATGGCAAACAGAGAGTGGTAAAAACCTAACTTTCAGCGTCTTTAGAAAAGTAAAGCGAATTACCATTGATGAACAATTTTATGCCCTTATGGCAGCTTCCCTTGCTGTTAAAGATGTGTTATCTCAACTTCTAATAAAAAATGTTCGTGTCAAATGGCCAAACGACATATTGACAGATAACGACAAAATATGCGGCATACTTATAGAGAGTGTCATAAAAGGCGGGCAACTTGACGCAATGATCTTAGGTGTAGGACTTAATGTTAATCAGACACAGTGGGAGAATGTACCTCGCGCCACCTCTATAAAATCAAGAACTGGAATTCATTTTGAGTTAGAAGAAATTTTATCGCTACTACTCAAGAGATTTCATCACTATGTTGACCTACTTCTCAAAGGAGAGTTCAACACCATCAAAAATGATTATGAAGCTCACTTATTTAAAAAAGACAAGCCTGCTACTTTTCTTTCGGTAGATGAACGTCAGTTTGTTGGGATAATCAAAGGTGTTTCAGAGTCTGGAAAACTTCTGCTTCAAGAAGAAAACGATGTAGTAAATGAATACGATCTTAAGGAAATTCAATTGTTATATTAA
- the rsfS gene encoding ribosome silencing factor, which yields MVNKEKNTDQLIAKIVEGIEDVKGQNIDILDLRDIENTVCDYFIICDGTSNTQVGAIVSSIQKTASKALQEKAWHIEGMENQEWVLMDYVNVVVHVFQKHIREFYDIESLWGDAKIITIPSDY from the coding sequence ATGGTAAATAAGGAAAAGAATACAGATCAATTAATTGCTAAGATTGTCGAGGGAATTGAAGATGTGAAGGGACAGAATATTGATATACTGGACCTTAGAGATATAGAAAATACGGTTTGTGATTATTTTATCATATGTGATGGAACATCAAACACGCAAGTGGGAGCTATCGTAAGTTCCATACAAAAAACTGCTAGTAAGGCTTTGCAAGAAAAAGCATGGCATATAGAGGGTATGGAAAATCAAGAATGGGTGCTCATGGACTACGTTAATGTAGTTGTTCATGTTTTTCAAAAGCACATACGTGAATTCTATGATATAGAAAGTCTTTGGGGTGACGCAAAGATTATTACAATCCCATCAGATTATTAA
- the ftsH gene encoding ATP-dependent zinc metalloprotease FtsH: MAKEEKNSGGTPPNKPKFSSYWIYGLIVIIFIAISMLTGSSGLGEAQKTSLYQFEEYLEAGDVARVEIVNKNSVKVYLTKEAETKEIHNKGRATGFLKPSAGAPDYRFEIGDLQNFENDINTTIDENNLDTRVSYETEGDMWGLVASFLPFILIIGLWIFIMRRMSSGGGGGPGGQIFNIGKSKAKLFDEKTDVKTTFKDVAGLEGAKEEIQEIVDFLKNPEKYTSLGGKIPKGALLVGQPGTGKTLLAKAVAGEAKVPFFSLSGSDFVEMFVGVGASRVRDLFKQAKEKSPAIIFIDEIDAIGRARGKNNFSGGNDERENTLNQLLTEMDGFGTNTNVIVLAATNRADVLDKALMRAGRFDRQIYVDLPDVRERKEIFEVHLRPLKKVDDELDVDFLAKQTPGFSGADIANMCNEAALIAARKGSKAVGKQDFLDAVDRIVGGLEKKNKIITPDEKRAIAFHEAGHATVSWMLEHAAPLVKVTIVPRGQSLGAAWYLPEERLIVRPEQMLDEMCAALGGRAAEKVIFNKISTGALSDLEKVTKQARMMVTVYGLNDKVGNLTYYDSSGQSDNGFTKPYSEQTAEIIDKEISNIIEGQYQRAVDLLTKEKDKLTQLAEYLLDKEVIFKDNLEEIFGKRAFGPEEIEEASEDSEIKPLV; the protein is encoded by the coding sequence ATGGCTAAAGAAGAAAAAAATTCAGGCGGTACTCCGCCTAATAAACCTAAGTTTAGTTCTTACTGGATATACGGTTTAATAGTTATAATATTTATTGCAATCAGTATGCTTACTGGTAGTTCTGGATTAGGTGAAGCACAAAAGACTTCTCTTTATCAATTTGAAGAATACCTTGAAGCTGGTGATGTTGCACGTGTAGAAATTGTAAATAAAAACTCTGTAAAGGTTTATCTTACTAAAGAAGCAGAAACAAAAGAGATCCATAATAAAGGGCGTGCCACTGGTTTTTTAAAGCCCTCTGCAGGTGCTCCGGATTATCGTTTTGAGATAGGAGATTTACAGAATTTTGAAAATGATATCAACACTACGATTGATGAAAACAATCTAGACACTAGAGTTTCTTATGAGACAGAAGGTGATATGTGGGGACTCGTTGCTAGTTTTCTTCCTTTTATACTTATTATAGGACTTTGGATTTTCATCATGAGACGCATGTCTTCTGGTGGAGGAGGCGGTCCTGGAGGTCAGATTTTTAACATAGGTAAGTCAAAAGCTAAATTATTTGACGAGAAAACAGATGTTAAAACTACATTTAAAGACGTTGCAGGACTTGAAGGAGCAAAAGAAGAAATACAAGAGATTGTAGATTTCTTGAAGAATCCTGAAAAATATACAAGTTTAGGAGGTAAGATTCCTAAGGGCGCACTATTAGTAGGGCAACCAGGGACGGGTAAAACATTACTTGCAAAGGCAGTTGCAGGAGAAGCAAAAGTGCCTTTCTTTTCACTGTCAGGATCAGACTTTGTTGAGATGTTTGTAGGTGTCGGAGCTTCACGTGTGCGTGATTTATTCAAACAAGCAAAAGAAAAATCTCCAGCTATAATATTTATAGATGAGATCGATGCAATAGGTCGTGCTCGTGGAAAAAATAATTTTTCTGGAGGTAATGATGAGCGTGAGAATACACTTAACCAACTTCTAACTGAGATGGATGGTTTTGGTACTAATACAAATGTGATAGTGCTCGCTGCTACAAACAGAGCAGACGTTCTTGATAAAGCTTTAATGCGTGCAGGTCGATTTGATCGTCAAATTTATGTAGATCTTCCAGATGTGCGTGAGCGTAAAGAGATTTTTGAAGTTCACCTTCGTCCACTAAAAAAGGTAGATGATGAGCTTGATGTTGATTTTCTTGCAAAGCAAACTCCAGGTTTTTCTGGAGCAGATATAGCAAACATGTGTAACGAAGCTGCACTTATTGCTGCTCGTAAAGGAAGCAAAGCAGTAGGTAAACAAGATTTCTTAGATGCGGTAGATCGTATTGTGGGAGGACTTGAAAAGAAAAATAAAATTATCACACCAGACGAGAAGCGCGCAATTGCTTTTCATGAAGCAGGACACGCTACAGTGAGTTGGATGCTAGAGCATGCTGCACCACTTGTAAAAGTGACTATTGTTCCTCGTGGGCAATCATTAGGAGCGGCTTGGTATTTGCCTGAAGAGCGTCTTATCGTTCGTCCAGAACAAATGCTAGACGAAATGTGTGCTGCCTTGGGAGGTAGAGCAGCAGAAAAGGTAATCTTTAACAAGATATCCACTGGAGCTTTAAGTGATCTTGAGAAAGTAACTAAGCAGGCTAGAATGATGGTTACTGTTTATGGATTAAATGATAAAGTAGGTAATCTTACCTATTATGATTCGTCAGGACAATCAGATAATGGTTTTACTAAGCCCTATAGTGAGCAGACAGCGGAAATAATTGATAAGGAGATCTCTAATATAATTGAGGGTCAATATCAGAGAGCTGTTGATTTACTTACTAAAGAAAAAGATAAGCTTACGCAATTAGCGGAGTATCTTCTTGATAAAGAAGTGATTTTTAAAGATAATCTAGAAGAGATTTTTGGAAAAAGAGCTTTCGGACCAGAAGAAATTGAAGAAGCTTCTGAAGATTCTGAAATTAAACCACTAGTTTAG